The Geobacter metallireducens GS-15 region AAGCCCCAGAACGGCGGTTTCATCGTCCGGACCGCCGCCGAGGGGAAGAGCGAGGAGGATCTCGTCTCGGACATGAACTACCTGACCAAGCTCTGGGACGAGGTGGTCAAGCGCAACGACAAGGGGCACGCCCCCTCCCTCATCCACGCCGACCTGGACGTGACCCAGAAGGTGATCCGCGACATCCTCACCGAGGACGTCTCCCGCATCGTGGTGGACTCCAAGACCGAGCATGACAAGATTGTCCAGTTCATCTCCACCTTCATGCCGAAGATGAAGTACTCCATGGAGCTCTACGACGACGAGGAGCCCATCTTCGACCACTTCGGGCTGGAGGTGGAGATCAGCCGCGCCCTGGGGCGCAAGGTCTGGCTCAAGTCCGGCGGCTACATCATCATCGAGCAGACCGAGGCCCTGACCGCCATCGACGTGAACACCGGCCGTTTCGTGGGGAAGCACAACCTTGAGGATACGATCCTCAAGACCAACCTGGAGGCGGTGAAGGAGATCGCCTACCAGCTCCGGCTCCGGAACATCGGCGGAATCATCATCATCGACTTCATCGACATGGAGAAGGAGGTGAACCGGGAAAAGGTTTTCACGGCCCTGGAAGAGGCCATGAAGGCCGACAAGTCCAAGACCAATATCCTGAAGATCTCGGAACTGGGCCTCGTGGAGATGACCCGCAAGCGGGTGCGCGAGTCCATCGGCCGGATGATGTGCGAACCCTGCCCCTACTGCGAGGGGCGCGGCTACGTGAAATCCAAGACCACGGTCTGCCACGAGATCTTCCGGGAACTGCGCCGGGAGATGCTCGACATTCGCGGCACCAAGGCGACCCTCACCGTCCATCCCCAGGTGGCCGACCTCCTCTACGATGAGGAGCGCCGGGGGCTGGAGGAGCTGGAGAAGAAATTCAAGAAGCGGATCACCGTCCGGGCCAAGCCGGGCTTCCACCAGGAGCAGTTCGAGATCGCCATCAGCTAGGAACAAAGGAATTCTTCCATGATTGGAACCCCTCTCAAGAAAAGCGCCACGCGCGTCATGCTCCTCGGCTCCGGCGAGCTCGGGAAAGAGGTTGTGCTCGAAGCCCAGCGGCTCGGCGTCGAGGTAATCGCCGTCGACCGCTACGCCGATGCGCCCGCCATGCAGGTGGCCCACCGCGCCCATGTCGTCAACATGCTCGACCGGGTCGAACTCGGCCGGATCGTGGCCCGGGAACGGCCCCACCTTATCGTCCCGGAAATCGAGGCGATCGACACCCCCTACCTCCTGGAACTGGAGCAGGAGGGGTACACCGTGATCCCCACGGCCCGGGCCGCCAACCTGACCATGAACCGGGAAGGCATCCGGCGCCTGGCGGCGGAAGAGCTGGGCCTGCCAACGGCTGCCTATCGCTTTGCCGCGAGTATCGAATCGTTCCGGGCGGCGGTGAAGGATATCGGCCTTCCCTGCGTGGTGAAACCAATCATGAGTTCCTCCGGCAAGGGACAAAGCGTTGTAAAGAGTATGGAAGAAATCGACGGCGCCTGGACCTACGCCATGGAAGGGGGCCGGGGGGCCTCCGATACCGTAATCGTTGAGGAATTCATTCCCTTTGACTACGAGATCACGCTCCTGACCGTGCGCCACGCCGGGGGCACCACCTTCTGCCCTCCCATTGGCCACGTGCAGATCAAGGGGGACTACCACGAGTCATGGCAGCCCATGGCCATGACGCCGGCCGCCCTGGCGGAATCCCAGCGCCAGGCCAAAGCAGTGACCGACGCTCTCGGCGGCTCCGGGATCTTCGGGGTGGAACTCTTCATCAAGGGAGATCGGGTCTGGTTCAGCGAGGTTTCACCCCGCCCCCACGACACCGGCATGGTCACGATGATCTCCCAGAACCTCTCCGAGTTCGAGCTTCACGTCCGGGCAATCCTTGGCCTTCCCGTTCCGGAGGTGGCAAACCTGGCCCCGGCGGCCTCCCATGTCGTCCTGGCCTCGGAAGCAGCCGAGGAGGTCACCTTCTCCGGCCTGGACGCCGCCCTCTCTGTCCCGGAAACGAAGCTGCGCCTCTTTGGAAAACCCGACACCCGGCCGGGACGACGGATGGGGGTCGCACTCTCCTTCGGCGCCGACACCGACGAGGCGAGAAACCGGGCCGAGCAGGCAGCCCATGCAGTGAAGATCGTCACCCTCTGACCATCATTCAAAAGGAGGTTTGTCATGGATTTCGCGGCCAAAGTTTCCGATGTACCCGACTGGGGAAAGAAAATTGTCACCGTCAAGGGCCAGGAGATCCTCCTCGTCAAGACCAAGGGAAACATCTACGCCTGCGAGACCGAGTGCCCCCACCAGGGAGCCCCTCTATCCGGCGCCCTGGTCAAGGAGGAAGGGCATATCTCCTGCCAGCGCCACGGCTATCGGTTCAGCCTGAAGACCGGGGCCTGCAAGGAGTTTCCCGAGTACACCCTCAAGGTCTATCCGGTGGAGGTGGCAGGTGACGATGTGCTGGTGGGACTGGAATAAAAATTTCTTGACTCCTCGCGCTGTTCCGGTTAACCTTCCAAGCTCGTCAAAAAATTTGAACAAAGGTGGTGAAGTACATGTACGCGGTAGTGAGAACCGGAGGGAAGCAGTACAAAGTTTCCGAAGGCGACTTTCTGAAAGTCGAGAAGCTTGAGGGAGCGGTGGGCGACACCATCGAACTCAAGGACATCCTGATGGTTGGCGGCGAAACGGTCAAGATCGGAACACCGTTAGTGCCCAGCGCCTCTGTGGTCGGCAAAATTGTCGAGCAGGGCAAGGACAAGAAGATCCTCGTCTTCAAGTCCAAGAAGCGCAAGGACAGCAAGAAGCTGCGCGGGCACCGTCAACCGAGAACCGTACTCAAGATCGAAAAGATCAACGGGTAATCAGCACCACAGCATTTTTTCGCAACGACGGCTCGGCAGTCCTGACTACCGATACGGCATGCCGTCAGGAGGTTTAACACCATGGCACACAAGAAAGGCGTCGGTTCCACACGGAACGGGCGCGATTCCGAATCAAAACGACTCGGCTGCAAGAAGTACGGCGGCGAGAACGTCAAGGCGGGGAACATCATCTACCGCCAGCGCGGCACCCAGATCCACCCCGGCACCAACGTGGGGTGCGGCAAGGACTACACCCTCTTCGCCCTCATCGACGGCGTGGTGAAGTTCGAGCGACTGGGCCGCGACCGGAAGAAGGTCTCCGTCTACCCGGCCAGCTAACGCGTTGGCGGGTCGCACAAACCCAAGAGCCTGGGACTTTCGAGTTCCGGGCTTTTGTTGTTTCTTGAAACAGGATACGAGATACGACGATGCAGTTTATCGATGAAGTAAAAATCCACGTACAGTCGGGGCACGGCGGCGCTGGGTGCGTCTCCTTCCGCCGGGAGAAGTTCATCCCCTTTGGCGGCCCCGACGGCGGAGACGGCGGCAAGGGTGGCGACGTGATCTTCACCGTCGACCCGAACCTCTCCACGCTCATGGACCTCCGCTACCGCCCCCACCTGAAGGCGGGGCGGGGGAAAAACGGCATGGGGAAGGACCGCCACGGCGCCAACGGCGATGACCTCACCATCCCTGTCCCCCCCGGGACCATCGTGAAAGACGCGGAGACCGGGGAAATCCTTGCGGACCTGACCGAGCCGGGACAGACCGTAGTCCTCCTCAAGGGGGGGCGCGGTGGCCAGGGGAACGCCCGCTTCACCACCTCCACCAACCGCGCACCCAAGTTCGCCCAGCCGGGTGAGGACGAGGAGGAGCGTTGGCTGCGGCTGGAGTTGAAGCTCATGGCCGATGTGGGACTCCTGGGATTCCCCAACGTGGGGAAGTCGTCGTTCATCACCAAGGTTTCCGCGGCCCGGCCCAAGATCGCCGACTACCCCTTCACGACCATCAAGCCGAATCTGGGGGTAGTTTCCTACAAGAACTACCGTTCCTTCGTCGTGGCCGACATCCCCGGCATCATCGAGGGGGCGTCCGAGGGGGCGGGACTGGGGCACCGGTTCCTCAAGCACGTGGAGCGGACCAACATTCTCCTTCACCTCATCGATCTCTCCTGGATCCCCGATCGAGACCCGATCCGGGAGTACGAGACCCTCAACCGGGAACTGGCCCTCTTCAGCCCCGAGCTGGCCGGCAAGGAACAGATCGCCGTCATCAACAAGATCGACCTCCCGGTGGTTCGCGAGAACCTCCCATCGGTCATCGACTGGTTCAAGGAGCGGGGGATTGCGGTGTTTCCCATCTCCGCCGCCACCGGCGAGGGAATCCCGACCCTCCTCGACGAAATCGCCCGGCATCTCTGGGGCCAGGCCGAGGAAGAGTGGTAGCGTGGTACCAATGCGCACAGCCATCCTCAAAAAGGTCAAACGGATCGTCATCAAGATCGGGAGCCGTGTCCTCACCGGCGACGAGAACGGCCTCAACCACGCCTTCATCGCCCGGCTTGCCGCCGAGACCGCATCGTTGCGACAGCAGGGGCGCCAGGTCATCGTCGTTTCATCGGGTGCCGTGGCTGCCGGCAGGCGCGAACTCGGCATCGAGGGACGGCCCAAGAGCATTCCCCAGAAGCAGGCCGCTGCCGCCATCGGCCAGTCACGCCTCATGCGGGCCTACGAAGAGGACTTCGGCCGCTTCGGCCACAAGGTGGCACAGATACTCCTCACCCGGGACGATCTCGCCAACCGCCGCCGTTTCCTGAACGCCCGGGCAACCCTTGACACGCTCCTGGACTTCGGCGTCATTCCCGTCATCAACGAGAACGACACCGTGGTGGTGGACGAGATCAAGTTCGGCGACAACGACAACCTGTCGGCCCTGGTGACCAACCTGGCCGAGGCCCACCTCCTGGTGATCCTGACCGACATCGACGGCTTCTACGACTCCGACCCCCGGGCGAACCCCGATGCCAGGCTGATCCACCTGGTGAAGAGCATCACCCGCGAAACGGAGCGGGCCGCCGGCGACAGCGGCTCCAGCGTGGGCACCGGCGGCATGGTGACGAAGCTGGCCGCAGCCAAGAAGGCGGGGCAGTTCGGCGTCCCGACCCTCATGCTCAACGGCACGGTGCCGGGCATTCTCACCAAGGCCTTTGCCGGCCGGGAGGTGGGAACCCTCTTCCTTCCCGCCCGGGAGAGCCTCAACCGCCGCAAGCACTGGATCGCCCACACCCTGCGCCCCAGCGGCCGAGTCATCGTGGACGACGGAGCCCGGACGGTCCTCTCCCGTCAGGGGAAAAGTCTCCTCCCCTCGGGGGTAATCCGAGTGGAGGGAGAGTTCGACCGAGGGGCCTGTGTCCGGGTTTGCGGGGCCGACGGCGCCGAAATCGCCCGGGGGGTGGTGGACTACTCCCACGCCGAAATCGAGCGGATCCTCGGCCACCGGAGCGGCGAGATCGAGGCGATCCTCGGCTACAAGTACGGAGACGAGATCATCCACCGGGACAACCTGGTGGTGCTATAAAGAAAGAATTCAGGAGTCAGAATTCAGAATCCAGTAAGTTTTTCTCCTGAATTCTGACTCCTGTCTCCTGACTACTCATAACGGAGGTACCTCCCGTGACCATCGCTGAACAGATCCGCACCATCGCCGCCGACGCCCGCCAGGCCGCCATCGCCATGGCGAAGCTCCCCACCACGGCCAAGAACGACCTCCTCATGGCCATGGCCATGGCCCTCATCAGCAACACCCCGCACCTGATCGACGAGAACCGCAAGGACCTTGAGGCCGGGGAGAAGAAGGGGCTTTCCAGCGCCATGCTCGACCGCCTCATGCTGGATGAGGCACGCATCAAGGCCATGGCCGACGGCCTGCGGGAGGTGGCGGGACTCCCCGATCCCGTGGGGGAAGTGACGCGGATGTGGAAACGCCCCAACAACCTCATGGTGGGGAAGATGCGGATTCCGCTGGGGGTCATCGGCATCATCTACGAGGCGCGCCCTAACGTGACGGCCGACGCCGCAGCCCTCTGTCTCAAGGCGGGGAACAGCGTGATTCTGCGGGGGGGCTCCGAGGCCATCCACTCCAACCTCGCCATCGCCCGCATCCTGGGGGAGGAGATGGAGCGGGCCGGCATCCCGAAGGCGGCCCTGTCGGTCATCCCGTTCCCGGAGCGCGAGGGGGTCCTGGAGATGCTCAAGCAGGAGGAGTTCATCGACCTCATCATCCCGAGGGGGGGCGAGAGCCTGATCCGCTTCGTGGTGGAGCATTCGAAGATCCCGGTCATCAAGCACTACAAGGGGGTTTGCCACGTTTTTGTGGATGCGTCGGCTGATTTCGACATGGCCGAGCGGATCGTGGTGAACGCCAAGGTCCAGCGCCCCGGAGTCTGCAACGCCTTGGAGACGCTCCTTATCCACAAGGATGTGGCCGAGGCCTTCATCCCCCGCATCGCCGCAACCCTGACCGACCTCAAGGTGGAGCTGCGGGGCGATGACTGCGTCCGCCAGTTCGCCCCCCAGGCGAAGAAGGCCACGGAAGAGGACTGGCAGGCCGAGTACCTGGAGCTGATCCTGGCCGTCCGGGTGGTGGACGGCCTGAACGAAGCCATCGACCACATCAATGCCTACGGCTCCCTCCACACCGAGGCCATCGTCACCCGGGACTACCACAATTCCCAGCGCTTCATCCGGGAGGTGAACTCCAGCACGGTCCTCGTGAATGCCTCCACCCGCTTCGCCGACGGGAACCAGCTGGGGCTCGGCGCGGAGATCGGCATCTCCACCACCAAGCTCCATTCCTTCGGCCCCATGGGACTTGAGGATCTGACGACCACCAAGTTCATCGTCTACGGCGACGGCCAGGTAAGGCAGTGACCAGGGACCAGGGACCAGAGACCGGCAAAGCATGAGAACGGGGATTCTCGGCGGCACCTTCAACCCGATCCACCACGCCCACCTCCGCATTGCGGAGGAGGTCCGGGACGCGTTCGCCCTGGACCAGGTCATCTTCATCCCCGCGGCTTCCCCTCCCCACAAACCCATGGAGGGAGAGATCCCATTCGAGGTCCGCTGCGAGATGGTCCGCCTTGCCACGGCGGACAACCCCTCCTTCGCCGTCTCCGACTTGGAAGGAAGGCGGACGGGAAAATCCTACTCCATCGACACCCTGCGGGAGTTGCGGCGGGAGCGCCCCGGGGACGAGTTCTTCTTCATCATCGGCAGCGACTCCTTCCTGGACTTCGGCTCCTGGCACGAGTACGAAGCCATCTTCTCTTCGTGCAACATCGTGGCGGTGGAGCGCCCCGGCGCCGTTATCCGCGACCTGGCGGCGGCCATCCCCGTTGCGGTGGCGCCGCAGTTTTGCTATCATGCCGCCGAAAAACGCCTCGCCCACCGCTCGGGATACTCGGTCTACTACCTGGCCGGCATCCCCCTGGACATCTCATCAAGCGCCATCCGCAGACTCGCCCGTCTGGGCCGTTCCATCAGGTACCTGGTGCCGGAGCCGGTCGCGCATTACATCACGGAACAAAGGATTTACACCCATGACCGATAAACCGACCCTCGCCCCCCTTGAGCGGGCCCTTGAATGCGCCCGCCTCGCCCTCGACAAGAAGGCCCTCGACGTGAAGATCCTGAAGATCGGCCGTCTTTCGTCCATCGCCGATTATCTGGTGCTCGCCTCGGGCCGCTCCGACAGACAGGTCCAGGCCATCGCCGATTCGGTGAAGAAGGGGCTCAAGAAGTACGGCAAGGCCCTCGACGTGGAAGGGCTGAAGGAAGGTAACTGGGTCGTCATCGACTACGGTGACGTCCTCGTCCATGTCTTCCAGGAGGAGGTACGCCGCTACTACAACCTGGACGAACTCTGGTCATCGGCCCCGACGTCGGAGATTCCCGACGCGTGGCTCTGGGAAGGGAAAGAAGGTATCCCCACGTGAAGCTGAAGATCCTCTGGGTCGGCAAGACCCAGGAGGAGTGGCTGCGGCGCGGCATCGACGAGTACACGGGCCGGATCAGGCGCTACACCCCCCTGGAAATCGCCGAGGCCCGTGAGGAGAAGGGAGCCGCCGCCGAGGCCATGAGAACCCGGGAGTGCGAGCGGCTGGAGAAACTGGTGCCGAAGAACGCCCGCCTCGTCCTGCTGGATGAGCGGGGCGACCAGCTGACATCCCCGGAACTGGCGGCCTTCATGGGCAAGTGCCGGGACAGCGCCGTGCCTGAGATGGTTTTCGCCATTGGCGGCGCCTACGGCTTTGCCGACAGTTTCCGGGCCCGGGCCGACAGAGTACTCGCCCTCTCCCGTCTCACCTTTACCCACCAGATGGTGCGGGTCATCCTCCTCGAACAGATCTACCGAGCCCATACCATCCTCAACGGCGAACCGTATCATCACTCATGATATGAATTTCTATCTTCTTATGGAGGAACCATGACCCGCCCCCTCATGCTCATGATCCTCGACGGCTGGGGGATCAACCCCAGCGCCGAGCACAACGCCGTGGCCCAGGCCCGGACTCCGAACCTTGACACCCTCCTTGCCACCTACCCTACCACCGAAATCCAGACGTCGGGTATGGCGGTGGGACTTCCCGATGGCCAGATGGGGAACTCGGAGGTTGGACACCTGAACATCGGCGCCGGGCGGGTTGTCTACCAGGATCTCACCCGCATCACCAAGGCGATCCAGGACGGCGACTTCTTCACCAACCCGGTGCTCCTGGAGTGCATTGCAAAAACCAAGGCTGCCGGCGGACGGCTCCACCTGGCAGGGCTTCTCTCCGACGGGGGGGTCCACTCCCACAACACCCACCTCTACGCCCTGCTGGAGCTGGCCAGGCGCCAGGGGCTCACGGATGTGTTCATTCATGCCATTCTCGACGGCCGCGACACCCCGCCCAAGAGCGGCGCCGACTACCTGGCCCAACTGGAAGCGGAAATCGCCCGCATCGGCGTCGGCGCCATCGCTACGGTCATGGGGCGATACTGGGCCATGGACCGGGACAACCGCTGGGAGCGGGTGGAGCGGGCTTACAACGCCATGGTCCAGGGCGAAGGGGTCCAGCGGGCAAGTTCAGCCGAAGCCATCGAGGCGAGCTACGCCGCCGACGTGACCGACGAATTTGTGGAGCCTTCCGTGATGGTCCGCGACGGCGCGCCGGTGGGGCAGCTGCGGGACGGGGACGGCTTCATCTTCCTCAACTTCCGCTCCGACCGGGCACGGGAGATCACCAGGGCTCTGGCCCTCCCCGACTGCGAGGGCTTTGCGCGGCAGGCGCGGCCGAACCTCGCCTCCTACGTCTGCATGACCGAGTACGACGCCACCTTCGGCCTCCCGATCGCCTTTGGCCCCGAGGAGCTCAAGAACATTCTCGGCGACGTCCTTGCCCATGCCGGAATTCGGCAGCTGCGGATCGCCGAAACCGAGAAGTACGCCCACGTCACCTTCTTCTTCAACGGCGGCGTCGAGGAGCCGTTCCCCCTTGAGGAGCGCTGCCTCATCCCCTCCCCCAAGGACGTGGCCACCTACGACCAGAAACCGGAGATGAGCGCCTACCCCGTCACCGACGAGCTCCTGAAGCGAATCGACAGCGATGCCTACGACGTGGTCATCGTCAATTTCGCCAATGCCGACATGGTGGGGCATACCGGGATCCTGGAAGCAGCCGCCAGGGCCGTGGAAGCGGTGGACAGCTGCGTGGGGCGCATCGTGGCAAAGGTGCGGGAGAAAGGAGGCGCCGTCATCATCACCGCCGACCATGGCAACGCCGAGAAGATGGTGGACGAGACCGGAGGCCCCCACACCGCCCATACGAGCGAGCCGGTCCACCTGGTGCTCGTGGATGACAGCCGCAAAGGGATTCGGCTTCGTGCCGGCACCCTGGCCGACATCGCCCCCACCATGTTGGAGATTCTGGGCCTTTCCCAGCCGGCGGAGATAACGGGAAAGAGCCTCATCGCCCAATCATGACAGTTTTTTGACAAGAATTCTTTCATTTGACAAAAAAAGGGCGCCGCATCACGTGGCGCCCTTTTTCCGTTTCCGTTAACCTTTTTGTTGGTCGGCTGCTACCCTTC contains the following coding sequences:
- the rng gene encoding ribonuclease G, which encodes MANELVINTSSHETRIALIENGTIAELYIERSREKGIVGNIYKGKVVRVLPGMQAAFVDIGLEKAAFLYVADVFDAMEEFDSFMDRNGEDGEGEQQVLQPLHPIEELLQEGQEILVQVSKEPIGTKGARITSHISLPGRHLVYMPTVDHVGISRRIEEEPERERLKEIVERMKPQNGGFIVRTAAEGKSEEDLVSDMNYLTKLWDEVVKRNDKGHAPSLIHADLDVTQKVIRDILTEDVSRIVVDSKTEHDKIVQFISTFMPKMKYSMELYDDEEPIFDHFGLEVEISRALGRKVWLKSGGYIIIEQTEALTAIDVNTGRFVGKHNLEDTILKTNLEAVKEIAYQLRLRNIGGIIIIDFIDMEKEVNREKVFTALEEAMKADKSKTNILKISELGLVEMTRKRVRESIGRMMCEPCPYCEGRGYVKSKTTVCHEIFRELRREMLDIRGTKATLTVHPQVADLLYDEERRGLEELEKKFKKRITVRAKPGFHQEQFEIAIS
- the purT gene encoding formate-dependent phosphoribosylglycinamide formyltransferase, which translates into the protein MIGTPLKKSATRVMLLGSGELGKEVVLEAQRLGVEVIAVDRYADAPAMQVAHRAHVVNMLDRVELGRIVARERPHLIVPEIEAIDTPYLLELEQEGYTVIPTARAANLTMNREGIRRLAAEELGLPTAAYRFAASIESFRAAVKDIGLPCVVKPIMSSSGKGQSVVKSMEEIDGAWTYAMEGGRGASDTVIVEEFIPFDYEITLLTVRHAGGTTFCPPIGHVQIKGDYHESWQPMAMTPAALAESQRQAKAVTDALGGSGIFGVELFIKGDRVWFSEVSPRPHDTGMVTMISQNLSEFELHVRAILGLPVPEVANLAPAASHVVLASEAAEEVTFSGLDAALSVPETKLRLFGKPDTRPGRRMGVALSFGADTDEARNRAEQAAHAVKIVTL
- a CDS encoding Rieske (2Fe-2S) protein, with product MDFAAKVSDVPDWGKKIVTVKGQEILLVKTKGNIYACETECPHQGAPLSGALVKEEGHISCQRHGYRFSLKTGACKEFPEYTLKVYPVEVAGDDVLVGLE
- the rplU gene encoding 50S ribosomal protein L21 translates to MYAVVRTGGKQYKVSEGDFLKVEKLEGAVGDTIELKDILMVGGETVKIGTPLVPSASVVGKIVEQGKDKKILVFKSKKRKDSKKLRGHRQPRTVLKIEKING
- the rpmA gene encoding 50S ribosomal protein L27, producing the protein MAHKKGVGSTRNGRDSESKRLGCKKYGGENVKAGNIIYRQRGTQIHPGTNVGCGKDYTLFALIDGVVKFERLGRDRKKVSVYPAS
- the obgE gene encoding GTPase ObgE, yielding MQFIDEVKIHVQSGHGGAGCVSFRREKFIPFGGPDGGDGGKGGDVIFTVDPNLSTLMDLRYRPHLKAGRGKNGMGKDRHGANGDDLTIPVPPGTIVKDAETGEILADLTEPGQTVVLLKGGRGGQGNARFTTSTNRAPKFAQPGEDEEERWLRLELKLMADVGLLGFPNVGKSSFITKVSAARPKIADYPFTTIKPNLGVVSYKNYRSFVVADIPGIIEGASEGAGLGHRFLKHVERTNILLHLIDLSWIPDRDPIREYETLNRELALFSPELAGKEQIAVINKIDLPVVRENLPSVIDWFKERGIAVFPISAATGEGIPTLLDEIARHLWGQAEEEW
- the proB gene encoding glutamate 5-kinase, which gives rise to MRTAILKKVKRIVIKIGSRVLTGDENGLNHAFIARLAAETASLRQQGRQVIVVSSGAVAAGRRELGIEGRPKSIPQKQAAAAIGQSRLMRAYEEDFGRFGHKVAQILLTRDDLANRRRFLNARATLDTLLDFGVIPVINENDTVVVDEIKFGDNDNLSALVTNLAEAHLLVILTDIDGFYDSDPRANPDARLIHLVKSITRETERAAGDSGSSVGTGGMVTKLAAAKKAGQFGVPTLMLNGTVPGILTKAFAGREVGTLFLPARESLNRRKHWIAHTLRPSGRVIVDDGARTVLSRQGKSLLPSGVIRVEGEFDRGACVRVCGADGAEIARGVVDYSHAEIERILGHRSGEIEAILGYKYGDEIIHRDNLVVL
- a CDS encoding glutamate-5-semialdehyde dehydrogenase translates to MTIAEQIRTIAADARQAAIAMAKLPTTAKNDLLMAMAMALISNTPHLIDENRKDLEAGEKKGLSSAMLDRLMLDEARIKAMADGLREVAGLPDPVGEVTRMWKRPNNLMVGKMRIPLGVIGIIYEARPNVTADAAALCLKAGNSVILRGGSEAIHSNLAIARILGEEMERAGIPKAALSVIPFPEREGVLEMLKQEEFIDLIIPRGGESLIRFVVEHSKIPVIKHYKGVCHVFVDASADFDMAERIVVNAKVQRPGVCNALETLLIHKDVAEAFIPRIAATLTDLKVELRGDDCVRQFAPQAKKATEEDWQAEYLELILAVRVVDGLNEAIDHINAYGSLHTEAIVTRDYHNSQRFIREVNSSTVLVNASTRFADGNQLGLGAEIGISTTKLHSFGPMGLEDLTTTKFIVYGDGQVRQ
- the nadD gene encoding nicotinate-nucleotide adenylyltransferase encodes the protein MRTGILGGTFNPIHHAHLRIAEEVRDAFALDQVIFIPAASPPHKPMEGEIPFEVRCEMVRLATADNPSFAVSDLEGRRTGKSYSIDTLRELRRERPGDEFFFIIGSDSFLDFGSWHEYEAIFSSCNIVAVERPGAVIRDLAAAIPVAVAPQFCYHAAEKRLAHRSGYSVYYLAGIPLDISSSAIRRLARLGRSIRYLVPEPVAHYITEQRIYTHDR
- the rsfS gene encoding ribosome silencing factor, with the protein product MTDKPTLAPLERALECARLALDKKALDVKILKIGRLSSIADYLVLASGRSDRQVQAIADSVKKGLKKYGKALDVEGLKEGNWVVIDYGDVLVHVFQEEVRRYYNLDELWSSAPTSEIPDAWLWEGKEGIPT
- a CDS encoding 23S rRNA (pseudouridine(1915)-N(3))-methyltransferase RlmH, coding for MKLKILWVGKTQEEWLRRGIDEYTGRIRRYTPLEIAEAREEKGAAAEAMRTRECERLEKLVPKNARLVLLDERGDQLTSPELAAFMGKCRDSAVPEMVFAIGGAYGFADSFRARADRVLALSRLTFTHQMVRVILLEQIYRAHTILNGEPYHHS
- the gpmI gene encoding 2,3-bisphosphoglycerate-independent phosphoglycerate mutase — encoded protein: MTRPLMLMILDGWGINPSAEHNAVAQARTPNLDTLLATYPTTEIQTSGMAVGLPDGQMGNSEVGHLNIGAGRVVYQDLTRITKAIQDGDFFTNPVLLECIAKTKAAGGRLHLAGLLSDGGVHSHNTHLYALLELARRQGLTDVFIHAILDGRDTPPKSGADYLAQLEAEIARIGVGAIATVMGRYWAMDRDNRWERVERAYNAMVQGEGVQRASSAEAIEASYAADVTDEFVEPSVMVRDGAPVGQLRDGDGFIFLNFRSDRAREITRALALPDCEGFARQARPNLASYVCMTEYDATFGLPIAFGPEELKNILGDVLAHAGIRQLRIAETEKYAHVTFFFNGGVEEPFPLEERCLIPSPKDVATYDQKPEMSAYPVTDELLKRIDSDAYDVVIVNFANADMVGHTGILEAAARAVEAVDSCVGRIVAKVREKGGAVIITADHGNAEKMVDETGGPHTAHTSEPVHLVLVDDSRKGIRLRAGTLADIAPTMLEILGLSQPAEITGKSLIAQS